A genomic stretch from Xenopus laevis strain J_2021 chromosome 6S, Xenopus_laevis_v10.1, whole genome shotgun sequence includes:
- the LOC108720068 gene encoding mas-related G-protein coupled receptor member D isoform X1 → MAHGRCIRRYFKRLLLKKKMVFNDTNTTYFNETNYFDEHHVPDIVIHYTIAAAVAMGICLFGIVGNIIVFWYLFFRIQRNKYTVYIVNLAVADLLLLTFSAVLMMVNINTLVGSTPEFEGTVGFLTFLEIMYDLSQYSGMYFLTAISMERCMSVLFPLWYHNHRPKKLSTIMCICLWILGCTESLIENLICPSEDFRNQTQACTGVEIMTFALSIFICLPLMILSSVTLLIAIKRTFRNRYPPRLYIIIIAAIFIFILSVIPFNFLWFLMYFRRLPSIQDTLSLYFASIISVALSSTANPYIYFIVGRLWKQKSNHSIHDALHRAFKAEEDEKEDIKISEEEKTSPNSGETNSTSCNSDQTHDNNT, encoded by the exons ATGGCTCATGGCAG GTGCATCAGAAGATATTTTAAGAGGTTACTGTTGAAGAAGAAAATGGTATTTAACGACACAAACACAACATATTTTAATGAGACAAACTACTTCGATGAACATCATGTTCCAGACATTGTCATACATTATACAATAGCAGCTGCTGTTGCCATGGGTATCTGCCTGTTTGGAATAGTGGGAAATATAATAGTGTTTTGGTATCTTTTCTTCAGGATTCAGAGGAACAAATACACAGTATACATTGTGAACTTAGCTGTAGCTGACCTGCTGTTACTCACATTTAGTGCTGTGTTAATGATGGTCAATATAAACACATTAGTTGGTAGCACCCCTGAATTTGAAGGCACTGTTGGATTTTTGACCTTCTTAGAAATAATGTATGATCTTTCTCAATATTCTGGAATGTACTTTCTAACAGCTATCAGTATGGAAAGATGCATGTCTGTGCTTTTCCCTCTTTGGTATCATAATCATCGCCCAAAGAAACTCTCGACAATAATGTGTATTTGCCTTTGGATTCTTGGATGCACAGAAAGTCTCATTGAAAACTTAATATGCCCATCAGAAGATTTTCGGAATCAAACACAGGCCTGTACAGGAGTAGAGATTATGACGTTTGCTTTAAGCATTTTCATCTGTCTGCCACTAATGATCCTTTCTAGTGTCACTCTGCTGATTGCTATAAAGAGGACCTTCAGAAACCGATACCCACCAAGACTTTATATCATCATTATTGCTGCTATCTTTATTTTCATCTTGTCAGTGATACCATTCAACTTCCTCTGGTTTCTAATGTACTTCAGACGTTTGCCTTCAATACAAGATACACTCAGTCTATATTTTGCCTCGATAATAAGTGTAGCTCTCAGTTCTACTGCCAAtccatatatatactttattgtcGGAAGACTGTGGAAACAGAAATCCAATCATTCAATTCATGATGCTCTTCATAGAGCCTTCAAGGCAGAAGAGGATGAAAAGGAAGATATAAAAATAAGTGAAGAAGAAAAGACTTCACCTAATAGTGGTGAAACAAACAGCACTTCATGTAACAGTGATCAAACACATGACAACAATACATAA
- the LOC108720068 gene encoding mas-related G-protein coupled receptor member D isoform X2, with product MVFNDTNTTYFNETNYFDEHHVPDIVIHYTIAAAVAMGICLFGIVGNIIVFWYLFFRIQRNKYTVYIVNLAVADLLLLTFSAVLMMVNINTLVGSTPEFEGTVGFLTFLEIMYDLSQYSGMYFLTAISMERCMSVLFPLWYHNHRPKKLSTIMCICLWILGCTESLIENLICPSEDFRNQTQACTGVEIMTFALSIFICLPLMILSSVTLLIAIKRTFRNRYPPRLYIIIIAAIFIFILSVIPFNFLWFLMYFRRLPSIQDTLSLYFASIISVALSSTANPYIYFIVGRLWKQKSNHSIHDALHRAFKAEEDEKEDIKISEEEKTSPNSGETNSTSCNSDQTHDNNT from the coding sequence ATGGTATTTAACGACACAAACACAACATATTTTAATGAGACAAACTACTTCGATGAACATCATGTTCCAGACATTGTCATACATTATACAATAGCAGCTGCTGTTGCCATGGGTATCTGCCTGTTTGGAATAGTGGGAAATATAATAGTGTTTTGGTATCTTTTCTTCAGGATTCAGAGGAACAAATACACAGTATACATTGTGAACTTAGCTGTAGCTGACCTGCTGTTACTCACATTTAGTGCTGTGTTAATGATGGTCAATATAAACACATTAGTTGGTAGCACCCCTGAATTTGAAGGCACTGTTGGATTTTTGACCTTCTTAGAAATAATGTATGATCTTTCTCAATATTCTGGAATGTACTTTCTAACAGCTATCAGTATGGAAAGATGCATGTCTGTGCTTTTCCCTCTTTGGTATCATAATCATCGCCCAAAGAAACTCTCGACAATAATGTGTATTTGCCTTTGGATTCTTGGATGCACAGAAAGTCTCATTGAAAACTTAATATGCCCATCAGAAGATTTTCGGAATCAAACACAGGCCTGTACAGGAGTAGAGATTATGACGTTTGCTTTAAGCATTTTCATCTGTCTGCCACTAATGATCCTTTCTAGTGTCACTCTGCTGATTGCTATAAAGAGGACCTTCAGAAACCGATACCCACCAAGACTTTATATCATCATTATTGCTGCTATCTTTATTTTCATCTTGTCAGTGATACCATTCAACTTCCTCTGGTTTCTAATGTACTTCAGACGTTTGCCTTCAATACAAGATACACTCAGTCTATATTTTGCCTCGATAATAAGTGTAGCTCTCAGTTCTACTGCCAAtccatatatatactttattgtcGGAAGACTGTGGAAACAGAAATCCAATCATTCAATTCATGATGCTCTTCATAGAGCCTTCAAGGCAGAAGAGGATGAAAAGGAAGATATAAAAATAAGTGAAGAAGAAAAGACTTCACCTAATAGTGGTGAAACAAACAGCACTTCATGTAACAGTGATCAAACACATGACAACAATACATAA